The following proteins are encoded in a genomic region of Streptomyces sp. SLBN-31:
- a CDS encoding ketosynthase chain-length factor: protein MSEPYPRRAAVTGIGVVAPNGNGTEAFWKSTEAGLSVLGRVTREGCEHLPLRVAGEVRDFDAVEAVEERYLVQTDRFTHFALAAADRALDDAGLGRADTDDAPFSVGVVTAAGSGGGEFGQRELQQLWGKGSRFVGPYQSIAWFYAASTGQISIRRGFKGPCGVVASDEAGGLDALAHAARAVRRGTDVVVAGSTEAPLAPYSVVCQLGYPELSTEEDPTRAYRPFTSAACGFVPAEGGAMLVVEDEGSARERGAEVRARLAGHAATFTGAGRWERSREGLAHAIRGALAEARCAPEEIDVVFADALGVPEADRAEALAIADVFGAHGRRVPVTAPKTGIGRGYGAAPVLDVAAAVLAMGHGVIPPTPNVFDVCHDLDLVTGAARAAEPRTALVLSRGLMGSNSALVLRHGAT from the coding sequence ATGAGCGAACCGTATCCACGGCGTGCCGCCGTCACCGGAATCGGCGTGGTCGCGCCCAACGGCAACGGCACGGAAGCCTTCTGGAAGTCCACCGAGGCGGGCCTCAGCGTCCTCGGCCGGGTCACCCGCGAGGGCTGTGAGCACCTGCCGCTGCGGGTGGCCGGCGAGGTCCGGGACTTCGACGCCGTCGAGGCGGTCGAGGAGCGGTATCTCGTGCAGACCGACCGCTTCACGCACTTCGCGCTGGCCGCCGCGGACCGCGCGCTGGACGACGCCGGGCTCGGCCGGGCCGACACCGACGACGCTCCGTTCTCGGTCGGCGTGGTCACGGCGGCCGGTTCCGGCGGCGGCGAGTTCGGACAGCGGGAGCTGCAGCAACTGTGGGGCAAGGGCAGCCGGTTCGTCGGCCCGTACCAGTCGATCGCCTGGTTCTACGCCGCCAGCACCGGCCAGATCTCCATCCGCCGCGGCTTCAAGGGCCCCTGTGGTGTGGTCGCCTCCGACGAGGCGGGCGGCCTGGACGCCCTGGCGCACGCGGCACGGGCGGTGCGCCGTGGCACCGACGTGGTGGTGGCGGGGTCCACGGAGGCGCCGCTCGCCCCGTACTCGGTGGTCTGCCAGCTCGGTTACCCGGAGCTGAGCACCGAGGAGGACCCGACCCGCGCCTACCGCCCCTTCACCTCCGCGGCCTGCGGATTCGTGCCCGCCGAGGGCGGCGCGATGCTCGTGGTGGAGGACGAGGGGTCGGCCCGCGAGCGCGGTGCCGAGGTGCGGGCCAGGCTCGCCGGGCACGCGGCGACGTTCACCGGGGCCGGCCGCTGGGAGCGGTCCCGGGAGGGGCTCGCGCACGCCATCCGCGGTGCCCTGGCCGAGGCCCGCTGCGCGCCCGAGGAGATCGACGTGGTCTTCGCCGACGCCCTGGGCGTGCCGGAGGCCGACCGGGCCGAGGCCCTGGCGATCGCCGACGTGTTCGGCGCGCACGGGCGGCGGGTGCCGGTCACCGCGCCGAAGACCGGGATCGGCCGCGGTTACGGCGCCGCGCCGGTGCTGGACGTCGCGGCGGCGGTGCTGGCGATGGGGCACGGCGTGATCCCGCCCACCCCGAACGTCTTCGACGTCTGCCACGACCTCGACCTCGTGACCGGCGCGGCCCGCGCCGCCGAGCCGCGCACGGCGCTGGTCCTCAGCCGAGGGCTCATGGGGTCGAACTCGGCGCTCGTGCTGCGGCACGGCGCCACCTGA
- a CDS encoding beta-ketoacyl synthase yields MSRRVAVTGIGIVAPGGIGVPAFWNLLAEGRTATRGITFFDPSGLRSRIAAECDFEPGAHGLDAEQAARCDRYIQFALVAGEEAVRDAGLDLGREDPWRVGVSLGTAVGGTTRLEHDYVLVSHRGQRWDVDDRQAGPHLQRAFAPSTLAATVAERFGAGGPVQTVSTGCTSGLDAVGYAFHTIEEGRADICIAGASDSPISPITMACFDAIKATSPNNDDPAHASRPFDAERNGFVMGEGGAVLVLEELEHARARGAHVYCELSGYATFGNAYHMTGLTTEGVEMARAIKDALDHARLDPTAIDYVNAHGSGTQQNDRHETAAVKRALGPHAYETPMSSIKSMVGHSLGAIGAIEVVACVLALAHQVVPPTANYETPDPECDLDYVPRTARERRLDSVLSVGSGFGGFQSAVVLSRSREPRR; encoded by the coding sequence ATGAGCAGGCGCGTCGCGGTCACCGGCATAGGCATCGTCGCACCGGGCGGCATCGGCGTACCGGCGTTCTGGAACCTGCTGGCCGAGGGGCGCACCGCGACCCGGGGCATCACGTTCTTCGACCCGTCCGGGCTGCGGTCGCGGATCGCCGCCGAGTGCGACTTCGAGCCTGGCGCGCACGGGCTGGACGCGGAGCAGGCCGCGCGGTGCGACCGCTACATCCAGTTCGCCCTGGTGGCGGGCGAGGAGGCGGTCCGGGACGCGGGTCTCGACCTGGGCCGGGAGGATCCCTGGCGGGTCGGGGTGTCTCTGGGCACCGCGGTCGGCGGGACCACCCGGCTGGAGCACGACTACGTCCTGGTCAGCCATCGTGGGCAGCGCTGGGACGTGGACGACCGGCAGGCCGGCCCGCACCTGCAGCGCGCGTTCGCGCCGAGCACGCTCGCCGCCACGGTGGCGGAACGGTTCGGCGCGGGCGGGCCGGTGCAGACGGTCTCCACGGGCTGCACCTCCGGCCTGGACGCGGTGGGCTACGCCTTCCACACGATCGAGGAGGGCCGGGCCGACATCTGCATAGCCGGCGCCTCGGACTCGCCGATCTCCCCGATCACCATGGCGTGCTTCGACGCGATCAAGGCCACCTCCCCCAACAACGACGACCCGGCCCACGCCTCCCGCCCCTTCGACGCCGAACGCAACGGCTTCGTCATGGGCGAGGGCGGCGCCGTACTCGTCCTGGAGGAGCTGGAGCACGCGCGAGCCCGGGGCGCGCACGTGTACTGCGAGCTCAGCGGCTACGCCACCTTCGGCAACGCCTACCACATGACCGGTCTGACCACCGAGGGAGTGGAGATGGCCCGTGCCATCAAGGACGCCCTCGACCACGCCCGACTCGATCCGACGGCGATCGACTACGTCAACGCGCACGGGTCGGGCACCCAGCAGAACGACCGGCACGAGACCGCGGCGGTCAAGCGGGCGCTGGGCCCGCACGCCTACGAGACCCCGATGAGCTCCATCAAGTCCATGGTGGGCCACTCCCTGGGCGCGATCGGCGCGATAGAGGTCGTCGCCTGCGTGCTGGCCCTGGCCCACCAGGTCGTACCGCCCACCGCGAACTACGAGACCCCGGACCCCGAGTGCGACCTGGACTACGTCCCTCGCACGGCCCGCGAACGCCGGCTGGACAGCGTGCTGTCCGTGGGCAGCGGGTTCGGGGGCTTCCAGTCCGCGGTGGTCCTGTCCCGGTCGAGGGAGCCAAGACGATGA
- a CDS encoding cupin domain-containing protein → MTTSRPRIVALNEIEPNTRRGGDLRALLTPATVGSTSGFMGVAIVQPGDRIGEHYHPYSEEFVYVLCGQLEVDLDGEAHPLQPEQGLMIPAHMRHRFRNVGNVEARLVFHLGPLAPTPPLGHVDTEETDSAPVAGRDRVAS, encoded by the coding sequence GTGACCACTTCCCGTCCCAGAATCGTGGCTCTGAACGAGATCGAGCCCAACACCCGCCGTGGCGGCGATCTGCGCGCCCTGCTCACCCCCGCCACGGTCGGCTCGACCAGCGGTTTCATGGGTGTGGCCATCGTGCAGCCCGGCGACCGCATCGGTGAGCACTACCACCCGTACTCCGAGGAGTTCGTGTACGTCCTGTGCGGGCAGCTGGAGGTGGACCTCGACGGCGAGGCCCACCCGCTGCAGCCCGAGCAGGGGCTGATGATCCCCGCCCACATGCGCCACCGCTTCCGCAACGTGGGCAACGTCGAGGCCCGTCTCGTCTTCCACCTCGGCCCGCTGGCCCCGACCCCGCCGCTCGGGCACGTGGACACCGAGGAGACGGACTCCGCCCCGGTGGCCGGCCGAGATCGGGTGGCGTCATGA
- a CDS encoding SchA/CurD-like domain-containing protein translates to MTTTSERAPQASPRVSQSVFDGSQLRVVLLVDVYDGAQQQFLEAYEQLCHQVASVPGHVSDQLCQSIENPSQWLITSEWESAPPFLAWVNSEEHVRMVEPLHSCVRDTRSLRFHVVRETGGPAVGDKRRLQSMPRIGDGVIRHALTFTVKPGSEEQVKKILADYASPEPRVDDNTRLCRTSLFMHGNRVVRAVEVKGDLLAALRHVARQPEVRAVEEAINPYLEQDRDLDDPESARMFFTRAALPAVHHVTAEQRDTQVERHALYYPARPGHGMRLAEVLARQDAAAADHPHGPVLRSTIFQRDDIVVRLIDVRGALDTAAPGPFLGLTDPGQVAELTTFPDDDPARVLETARMDLVTDRRSPDA, encoded by the coding sequence ATGACCACCACGTCCGAACGTGCCCCCCAGGCATCGCCCCGTGTGTCCCAGTCCGTGTTCGACGGCTCCCAGCTGCGGGTCGTGCTGCTCGTGGACGTCTACGACGGCGCCCAGCAGCAGTTCCTGGAGGCCTACGAGCAGTTGTGCCACCAGGTCGCGTCCGTCCCCGGGCACGTCAGCGACCAGCTGTGCCAGTCCATCGAGAACCCCTCCCAGTGGCTGATCACCAGCGAGTGGGAGAGCGCCCCGCCGTTCCTCGCCTGGGTCAACAGCGAGGAGCACGTGCGGATGGTGGAGCCGCTGCACAGCTGCGTGCGGGACACGCGGTCGCTGCGCTTCCACGTCGTCCGCGAGACCGGCGGTCCCGCCGTGGGCGACAAGCGCCGGCTGCAGAGCATGCCGCGCATCGGTGACGGTGTGATCCGGCACGCGCTCACCTTCACCGTCAAGCCGGGAAGCGAGGAGCAGGTCAAGAAGATCCTCGCCGACTACGCCTCCCCCGAGCCCCGCGTCGACGACAACACCCGGCTGTGCCGTACGTCCCTCTTCATGCACGGCAACCGGGTGGTACGGGCCGTCGAGGTCAAGGGCGACCTGCTGGCCGCGCTGCGCCACGTCGCCCGCCAGCCCGAGGTCCGCGCCGTCGAGGAGGCCATCAACCCCTACCTGGAGCAGGACCGGGACCTCGACGACCCCGAGTCGGCCCGGATGTTCTTCACCCGTGCGGCCCTGCCCGCCGTGCACCACGTGACGGCGGAGCAGCGGGACACGCAGGTGGAGCGGCACGCCCTGTACTACCCGGCCCGTCCGGGACACGGGATGCGGCTGGCCGAGGTGCTGGCCCGGCAGGACGCGGCGGCGGCGGACCACCCGCACGGTCCGGTCCTGCGCAGCACCATCTTCCAGCGCGACGACATCGTTGTCCGGCTGATCGACGTGCGCGGCGCGCTCGACACCGCCGCTCCCGGGCCGTTCCTCGGGCTCACCGACCCCGGGCAGGTGGCCGAACTGACCACGTTCCCGGACGACGACCCGGCGCGCGTGCTCGAGACCGCGCGTATGGACCTCGTCACCGACCGCCGTTCGCCCGACGCCTGA
- a CDS encoding class F sortase, producing the protein MAAPSSPPSGDDPASTASSRTSPVMIWAAAGLLLAIALIAGHDPAPGTSRAPRAEQAAVSAPPAQAAPSGSSAGPHLPWSRPVRLRIPKIGVDAPFTDLSLGANGQLQPPPAADTNLVGWYAGGAAPGQTGTAVIAGHVDTKTSAAVFADLGELRKDDVFSVERADGRTATFQVDGAETFSKADFPSDRVYGDTPRAEARLITCAGDYDRTVRDYTDNLVVFAHLV; encoded by the coding sequence ATGGCAGCCCCTTCCTCTCCCCCCTCCGGCGACGACCCGGCCTCCACCGCGAGTTCGCGTACGAGCCCGGTCATGATCTGGGCCGCGGCCGGGCTGCTCCTGGCCATCGCCCTGATCGCGGGCCACGACCCCGCGCCCGGCACCTCCCGGGCCCCGCGCGCCGAGCAGGCCGCCGTATCGGCCCCACCCGCCCAGGCGGCTCCGTCGGGGAGTTCGGCGGGACCGCACCTGCCCTGGTCGAGGCCGGTGCGTCTGCGCATCCCGAAGATCGGCGTCGACGCGCCCTTCACCGACCTGTCCCTCGGCGCGAACGGGCAGCTCCAGCCACCGCCGGCGGCCGACACCAACCTCGTCGGCTGGTACGCCGGCGGCGCCGCGCCCGGACAGACGGGCACGGCGGTCATCGCGGGGCACGTCGACACCAAGACGTCCGCCGCCGTCTTCGCCGACCTGGGCGAACTGCGCAAGGACGACGTGTTCTCCGTGGAGCGCGCCGACGGCCGTACCGCCACCTTCCAGGTCGACGGCGCGGAGACCTTTTCGAAGGCGGACTTCCCCAGCGACCGCGTCTACGGCGACACCCCGCGGGCCGAGGCGCGCCTCATCACCTGTGCGGGCGATTACGACCGCACGGTCCGGGACTACACCGACAACCTGGTCGTCTTCGCGCACCTGGTGTGA
- a CDS encoding FAD-dependent monooxygenase, with amino-acid sequence MNEEAEQTGARVHRTPVLIVGGSLVGLSTSLFLGRLGVEHTLVERHAGTSIHPRGRGNNVRTMELFRVAGVEPAIHRAAATLSGNHGILQTPTLVGDAGEWLFRQIDPGGGLARFSPSGWCLCSQNDLEPVLLEHARRLGGDLRFATEMMSFDAGPNGVTAVVKSRETGEHTTIRADYLVAADGPRSPVREQLGIGQSGPGDLFHNVSVTFRSRRLAEVVGERRFIVCYLTSPDADGALLPVDNVENWVFHAPWHPEHGETLEEFTDERCVEHIRRAVGVADLDVEITGRAPWHAAQRVARSYRSGRVFLAGDSAHEMSPTGAFGSNTGIQDAHNLAWKLAAVLGGWAGEGLLETYDAERRPVAEATSARAAARSAEHSHPGFAPPPGAGAGGPQRGILNVALGYRYPQGAVVGTEPTAPVVPDGLALTGEPGSRAPHMWLRHHGERISTLDLYEKSLVLLSGAGQPGGWHEAALRLAAQTSVPVESYRVGSGPDAELVPEEGADWAQCHGTEPGGAVLVRPDGFVAWRSPGPVPDAESTLRHVLTEVTALT; translated from the coding sequence ATGAACGAAGAAGCGGAGCAGACGGGCGCCCGCGTCCACAGGACGCCGGTCCTGATCGTCGGCGGGTCCCTGGTCGGCCTGTCGACGTCGCTGTTCCTCGGACGGCTGGGGGTGGAGCACACGCTGGTCGAGCGGCACGCCGGCACCTCCATCCACCCGCGCGGCCGCGGCAACAACGTCCGCACGATGGAACTGTTCCGGGTGGCCGGCGTCGAACCGGCGATCCACCGGGCGGCGGCCACCCTGTCCGGCAACCACGGCATCCTGCAGACGCCCACCCTGGTCGGGGACGCCGGCGAGTGGCTGTTCCGGCAGATCGACCCGGGCGGCGGGCTGGCCCGGTTCAGCCCCAGCGGCTGGTGCCTGTGCAGCCAGAACGACCTGGAGCCGGTGCTGCTGGAGCACGCCCGGCGGCTGGGCGGCGATCTGCGGTTCGCCACCGAGATGATGTCCTTCGACGCCGGTCCGAACGGCGTGACCGCCGTGGTCAAGAGCCGTGAGACCGGCGAGCACACGACCATCCGCGCGGACTATCTCGTCGCCGCCGACGGCCCGCGCAGTCCGGTCCGCGAGCAGCTCGGCATCGGCCAGAGCGGCCCCGGCGATCTGTTCCACAACGTCAGCGTCACCTTCCGCTCCCGCAGGCTGGCCGAGGTGGTGGGCGAGCGCCGCTTCATCGTCTGCTACCTGACCAGCCCGGACGCCGACGGCGCGCTGCTGCCCGTGGACAACGTCGAGAACTGGGTGTTCCACGCGCCCTGGCACCCCGAACACGGCGAGACGCTGGAGGAGTTCACCGACGAGCGGTGCGTCGAGCACATCCGGCGCGCCGTCGGTGTGGCGGACCTGGACGTGGAGATCACCGGGCGGGCGCCCTGGCACGCCGCCCAGCGCGTCGCCCGCAGCTACCGCTCGGGCCGCGTCTTCCTGGCCGGCGACTCGGCCCACGAGATGTCCCCCACCGGGGCGTTCGGCTCCAACACCGGCATCCAGGACGCGCACAACCTCGCGTGGAAGCTGGCCGCGGTGCTGGGTGGCTGGGCCGGCGAGGGACTGCTGGAGACGTACGACGCCGAGCGGCGGCCGGTGGCGGAGGCGACCAGCGCCCGGGCCGCCGCCCGGTCGGCCGAGCACAGCCACCCCGGTTTCGCGCCGCCGCCCGGGGCGGGGGCCGGCGGCCCCCAGCGGGGCATCCTCAACGTGGCCCTCGGCTACCGCTATCCGCAGGGCGCCGTCGTCGGCACCGAGCCCACCGCCCCGGTCGTCCCGGACGGCCTCGCCCTGACGGGTGAACCCGGCAGCCGCGCCCCGCACATGTGGCTGCGTCACCACGGCGAGCGGATCTCCACCCTCGACCTGTACGAGAAGTCCCTGGTCCTGCTGAGCGGGGCCGGTCAGCCGGGTGGCTGGCACGAGGCGGCCCTCCGGCTCGCGGCGCAGACGTCCGTCCCGGTCGAGTCGTACCGCGTGGGCAGCGGGCCCGACGCCGAGCTGGTGCCCGAGGAGGGCGCGGACTGGGCGCAGTGCCACGGCACGGAGCCCGGGGGCGCCGTGCTGGTCCGCCCCGACGGGTTCGTGGCCTGGCGCTCGCCGGGCCCGGTGCCGGACGCCGAGTCGACGCTGCGTCATGTTCTGACGGAGGTGACGGCACTGACCTGA
- a CDS encoding caspase family protein produces MASRAVVIGPATYAVNSGIDSHPSIGESARMYGEVLSGDAMWGPDSCRVLGSDEVGTADGVMRALQQAADETEPEDIFLVVYVGHGQYWSDLPGAQVHFSVGSSHKNQPWTWLSSWYVYRVMRRARAKLKVLIADCCYSNLLPQLGEEPVLPGVLGELDEGTCVFTAVKNANFASAEGCSSLPGDLARCTPFSGHLLRILQDGTKDHESRLTIGLLREAVKREMDSCAAARHQVPRMSLNDARDGTPLFTNRMEPTRRDRAPYLPVDPQDWVRTLMLDRDSRLDELLRDERKTGDVVAILRSRRDEASRHLARHIDARANTSFSDPHAFARYWNRAEKALRV; encoded by the coding sequence ATGGCATCCAGGGCGGTGGTCATCGGACCGGCGACGTACGCCGTGAACTCGGGCATCGACTCCCACCCGTCGATCGGCGAGAGCGCGCGCATGTACGGCGAGGTGCTCTCCGGCGACGCGATGTGGGGCCCCGACAGCTGCCGCGTCCTCGGCTCCGACGAGGTCGGCACCGCGGACGGCGTGATGCGGGCCCTGCAGCAGGCGGCGGACGAGACGGAACCCGAGGACATCTTCCTCGTGGTCTACGTCGGCCACGGCCAGTACTGGAGCGACCTGCCCGGCGCCCAGGTGCACTTCTCCGTGGGCTCCTCCCACAAGAACCAGCCCTGGACCTGGCTGTCGAGCTGGTACGTCTACCGCGTGATGCGCAGGGCCAGGGCGAAGCTGAAGGTCCTGATCGCCGACTGCTGCTACTCCAACCTGCTGCCGCAGCTCGGGGAGGAGCCGGTGCTGCCCGGCGTCCTGGGCGAACTGGACGAGGGCACCTGCGTCTTCACCGCCGTCAAGAACGCCAACTTCGCCTCCGCCGAGGGCTGTTCCTCGCTGCCCGGAGACCTCGCGCGGTGCACCCCGTTCAGCGGGCACCTGCTGCGGATACTGCAGGACGGCACCAAGGACCACGAGTCCCGGCTGACCATCGGCCTGCTGCGGGAGGCCGTCAAGCGGGAGATGGACAGCTGCGCGGCCGCCCGCCACCAGGTGCCGCGGATGTCGCTGAACGACGCCCGCGACGGCACGCCGCTGTTCACCAACCGGATGGAACCCACGCGGCGCGACCGGGCCCCGTACCTCCCCGTCGATCCGCAGGACTGGGTCAGGACCCTGATGCTGGACCGCGACTCCCGCCTCGACGAACTGCTCCGCGACGAGCGCAAGACCGGTGACGTGGTCGCCATCCTCCGCTCCCGGCGCGACGAGGCCAGCAGGCACCTCGCCCGGCACATCGACGCCCGGGCCAACACCTCCTTCAGCGATCCGCACGCCTTCGCCCGGTACTGGAACAGGGCGGAGAAGGCACTGCGCGTATGA
- a CDS encoding APC family permease, protein MSLRALPFEDEDEQRRLSVFHLVGLAAGGVIGSGWMLGAGEAFRKAGSDAWLAWLFGGLLMLLIAGVMVELGTAAPKTGGLIFLPLQSSGEVVATVVAAGLWLVYAINLASEAVAMTKALSGWRVHGLLDGSDTLTDRGWCYALVFMAVISAVNLVAPRIFFRINSWLTVLKVLVPVLTVVLLIVAGFDDRGLTASAHSDGKGAAAALSAVVGSGVIYAYVGFQGPLDFAGNVKRRPPGEAARLRRAVFGTIVGSMVLYIALQAVFTRYHDTEWSGANMGSSPYAHFAYAAGLFWLGVLLRVNGVVSPMGAGLVFAHALTREVAALSRAHLTHRGLQTARKASLKRRYDVYWLVLVVDFFIAAVALRALGGSWSALVAATGVLTLVVYAVPGVALVSLREHLPGYSGRRRDAHEVLARASFALVALILYGAGWAFLWQGLAALTVGCVLLLWLPSLAQWLPAFGRIYDAKVHVTQFRQWRTRPSAQAAVWLLGHLTVLMLLTLFLGDSPVGLHHKVLGGFLAVVTALVSFEGLVRASRRHIRQVPPMLPTPGIGSPAAAPTPIAVSE, encoded by the coding sequence ATGAGTCTCCGGGCATTGCCGTTCGAGGACGAGGACGAACAGCGGCGGTTGTCGGTGTTCCACCTCGTCGGTCTCGCCGCGGGCGGTGTGATCGGTTCGGGCTGGATGCTGGGGGCCGGCGAGGCGTTCCGCAAGGCCGGTTCGGACGCCTGGCTCGCCTGGCTGTTCGGCGGGCTGCTCATGCTGCTGATCGCGGGCGTCATGGTCGAGCTGGGCACCGCGGCGCCCAAGACCGGCGGGCTGATCTTCCTGCCGCTGCAGAGCAGCGGCGAGGTGGTGGCGACGGTCGTCGCGGCCGGGCTGTGGCTGGTGTACGCGATCAACCTGGCCAGCGAGGCCGTCGCGATGACGAAGGCGCTGTCCGGGTGGCGGGTGCACGGGCTCCTGGACGGCTCGGACACGCTCACCGACCGGGGCTGGTGCTACGCGCTGGTGTTCATGGCGGTGATCTCCGCGGTGAACCTGGTCGCCCCGCGCATCTTCTTCCGGATCAACTCCTGGCTGACCGTGCTGAAGGTCCTCGTCCCCGTGCTGACCGTCGTCCTGCTGATCGTCGCCGGCTTCGACGACCGGGGGCTGACGGCGAGCGCGCACAGCGACGGCAAGGGCGCGGCCGCGGCGCTGAGCGCGGTGGTCGGCAGCGGTGTGATCTACGCCTACGTCGGCTTCCAGGGGCCGCTGGACTTCGCCGGGAACGTCAAACGGCGGCCGCCGGGCGAGGCGGCCCGGCTGCGGCGGGCGGTCTTCGGGACAATCGTCGGCTCGATGGTGCTGTACATAGCGCTGCAGGCCGTCTTCACCCGGTACCACGACACCGAGTGGAGCGGCGCGAACATGGGGTCCTCGCCGTACGCGCACTTCGCGTACGCCGCCGGGCTGTTCTGGCTCGGCGTGCTGCTCCGCGTCAACGGCGTGGTCTCGCCGATGGGCGCCGGGCTCGTCTTCGCGCACGCCCTCACGCGCGAGGTCGCGGCGCTCAGCCGGGCGCATCTGACGCACCGGGGGCTGCAGACGGCCCGCAAGGCGTCCCTGAAACGGCGTTACGACGTGTACTGGCTGGTCCTGGTCGTCGACTTCTTCATCGCCGCCGTCGCCCTGCGCGCACTCGGCGGCAGCTGGAGCGCCCTGGTCGCCGCCACCGGGGTGCTGACCCTGGTCGTCTACGCCGTCCCCGGCGTGGCCCTGGTGTCGCTGCGCGAGCATCTGCCCGGCTACTCCGGCCGGCGGCGCGACGCCCACGAGGTGCTGGCCCGGGCGAGCTTCGCCCTGGTCGCGCTGATCCTCTACGGGGCGGGCTGGGCCTTCCTCTGGCAGGGTCTGGCGGCGCTCACGGTGGGCTGCGTGCTGCTGCTGTGGCTGCCGAGCCTGGCCCAGTGGCTGCCGGCGTTCGGCCGGATATACGACGCCAAGGTGCATGTGACGCAGTTCCGCCAGTGGCGTACCAGACCCTCCGCCCAGGCGGCGGTGTGGCTGCTGGGCCATCTCACGGTGCTGATGCTGCTGACCCTGTTCCTGGGCGACTCCCCGGTCGGCCTGCACCACAAGGTGCTGGGCGGCTTCCTGGCCGTCGTCACGGCACTGGTGTCCTTCGAGGGGCTGGTCAGGGCGTCCCGGCGGCACATCCGGCAGGTGCCGCCCATGCTGCCGACGCCGGGGATCGGCTCGCCCGCTGCGGCGCCGACGCCTATCGCAGTGAGCGAATGA